The Astatotilapia calliptera chromosome 17, fAstCal1.2, whole genome shotgun sequence genome has a segment encoding these proteins:
- the LOC113009132 gene encoding serine/threonine-protein kinase pim-2-like gives MNHTMSKSWPTYTAPRPVDLNNPLGHQTEPCISTLVKMTPDGRIEGRKRRDLPERLDKSPKKSKSSGGPKPGPSHFVSGESSLKFGLLIVPSSDSSIIKRSNKRKSTSDESEGPSSKKSRTTSPEESPTQEPSETCDSPRISGTDRKEDFLEKYQELEVLGHGGFATVFSGIRIKDSFPVAIKHVQQRRLARTTMDWNGKSTDVPLEVALLIQVGAGPHDTESSITPLLLDWFDLEDELIMVFEKPENCMDLDNYLKTTDKPLSETHVKVIMKQLVDAAITMDNKGVFHRDIKPHNILIETSSEEPRVRYIDFGCGVTFTPGQRFRRNAGTRIYNSPEWFMYGFCSAEYTTAWQLGVVMYQLLHNKLPFDCDYKIINQNPPILADISNKCRDFLTGCLRKHYKDRFTLEDLRNHMWLK, from the exons ATGAATCACACAATGTCAAAGTCTTGGCCAACTTATACTGCACCACGTCCTGTGGATCTGAATAACCCTCTAG GACACCAAACAGAGCCTTGCATCTCCACACTGGTGAAGATGACTCCAGATGGAAGAATAGAGGGAAGAAAGAGAAGGGACTTACCTGAAAGACTGGACAAATcccccaaaaaaagcaaaagcagtgGAGGTCCAAAACCGGGTCCCAGCCACTTTGTTTCTGGGGAATCCAGTTTGAAAT TTGGCCTTCTCATAGTGCCTTCAAGCGACTCTAGTATAATTAAGAGGAGCAACAAACGGAAGAGCACTAGTGACGAATCTGAGGGACCATCCAGCAAAAAAAGCAGGACAACGAGCCCAGAGGAGAGTCCCACCCAGGAACCCTCTGAAACATGTGACTCACCGAGGATATCCGGCACTGACAGAAAAG AAGACTTCCTGGAAAAATATCAAGAGCTGGAGGTGCTGGGTCATGGAGGCTTTGCCACCGTGTTTTCCGGAATACGCATAAAAGACAGTTTTCCA GTGGCAATCAAACATGTTCAACAGCGCAGACTTGCGCGCACAACAATG GATTGGAATGGGAAAAGTACTGATGTTCCCCTGGAGGTGGCGCTACTGATACAAGTTGGGGCTGGACCACACGATACGGAAAGCAGTATAACCCCACTTCTACTTGACTGGTTTGATCTGGAAGATGAGCTTATTATGGTTTTTGAGAAACCAGAAAATTGCATGGACTTAGACAATTACCTCAAAACTACAGATAAACCTCTGTCAGAGACACATGTTAAG GTCATAATGAAGCAACTAGTTGACGCAGCCATTACGATGGATAACAAGGGGGTTTTCCACCGAGATATTAAACCACACAACATTCTAATTGAAACATCTTCGGAGGAACCCCGAGTGCGATACATCGATTTTGGCTGTGGAGTCACGTTTACTCCGGGACAAAGGTTCAGGAGGAACGCAG GAACCAGGATCTACAATAGTCCAGAGTGGTTCATGTACGGCTTCTGCTCTGCAGAATATACTACAGCCTGGCAGCTGGGTGTTGTGATGTACCAGCTGTTACACAACAAGTTACCATTTGACTGCGACTACAAGATCATCAACCAAAACCCACCGATTTTAgctgacatttcaaaca AATGCAGGGATTTTTTGACGGGGTGTCTGAGGAAGCACTACAAGGACCGCTTCACCCTGGAGGATCTTCGGAATCACATGTGGCTCAAATGA
- the LOC113009131 gene encoding serine/threonine-protein kinase pim-2-like: MNHTMSKSWPTYTAPRPVDLNNPLGHQTEPCISTLVKMTPDGRIEGRKRRDLPERLDKSPKKSKSSGGPKPGPSHFVSGESSLKFGLLIVPSSDSSIIKRSNKRKSTSDESEGPSSKKSRTTSPEESPTQEPSETCDSPRISGTDRKEDFLEKYQELEVLGHGGFATVFSGIRIKDSFPVAIKHVQQRRLARTTMDWNGKSTDVPLEVALLIQVGAGPHDTESSITPLLLDWFDLEDELIMVFEKPENCMDLDNYLKTTDKPLSETHVKVIMKQLVDAAITMDNKGVFHRDIKPHNILIETSSEEPRVRYIDFGCGVTFTPGQRFRRNAGTRIYNSPEWFMYGFCSAEYTTAWQLGVVMYQLLHNKLPFDCDYKIINQNPPILADISNKCRDFLTGCLRKHYKDRFTVEDLRNHMWLK; encoded by the exons ATGAATCACACAATGTCAAAGTCTTGGCCAACTTATACTGCACCACGTCCTGTGGATCTGAATAACCCTCTAG GACACCAAACAGAGCCTTGCATCTCCACACTGGTGAAGATGACTCCAGATGGAAGAATAGAGGGAAGAAAGAGAAGGGACTTACCTGAAAGACTGGACAAATcccccaaaaaaagcaaaagcagtgGAGGTCCAAAACCGGGTCCCAGCCACTTTGTTTCTGGGGAATCCAGTTTGAAAT TTGGCCTTCTCATAGTGCCTTCAAGCGACTCTAGTATAATTAAGAGGAGCAACAAACGGAAGAGCACTAGTGACGAATCTGAGGGACCATCCAGCAAAAAAAGCAGGACAACGAGCCCAGAGGAGAGTCCCACCCAGGAACCCTCTGAAACATGTGACTCACCGAGGATATCCGGCACTGACAGAAAAG AAGACTTCCTGGAAAAATATCAAGAGCTGGAGGTGCTGGGTCATGGAGGCTTTGCCACCGTGTTTTCCGGAATACGCATAAAAGACAGTTTTCCA GTGGCAATCAAACATGTTCAACAGCGCAGACTTGCGCGCACAACAATG GATTGGAATGGGAAAAGTACTGATGTTCCCCTGGAGGTGGCGCTACTGATACAAGTTGGGGCTGGACCACACGATACGGAAAGCAGTATAACCCCACTTCTACTTGACTGGTTTGATCTGGAAGATGAACTTATTATGGTTTTTGAGAAACCAGAAAATTGCATGGACTTAGACAATTACCTCAAAACTACAGATAAACCTCTGTCAGAGACACATGTTAAG GTCATAATGAAGCAACTAGTTGACGCAGCCATTACGATGGATAACAAGGGGGTTTTCCACCGAGATATTAAACCACACAACATTCTAATTGAAACATCTTCGGAGGAACCCCGAGTGCGATACATCGATTTTGGCTGTGGAGTCACGTTTACTCCGGGACAAAGGTTCAGGAGGAACGCAG GAACCAGGATCTACAATAGTCCAGAGTGGTTCATGTACGGCTTCTGCTCTGCAGAATATACTACAGCCTGGCAGCTGGGTGTTGTGATGTACCAGCTGTTACACAACAAGTTACCATTTGACTGCGACTACAAGATCATCAACCAAAACCCACCGATTTTAgctgacatttcaaaca AATGCAGGGATTTTTTGACGGGGTGTCTGAGGAAGCACTACAAGGACCGCTTCACCGTGGAGGATCTTCGGAATCACATGTGGCTCAAATGA
- the LOC113009130 gene encoding serine/threonine-protein kinase pim-2-like: MNHTMSKSWPTYTAPRPVDLNNPLGHQTEPCISTLVKMTPDGRIEGRKRRDLPERLDKSPKKSKSSGGPKPGPSHFVSGESSLKFGLLIVPSSDSSIIKRSNKRKSTSDESEGPSSKKSRTTSPEESPTQEPSETCDSPRISGTDRKEDFLEKYQELEVLGHGGFATVFSGIRIKDSFPVAIKHVQQRRLARTTMDWNGKSTDVPLEVALLIQVGAGPHDTESSITPLLLDWFDLEDELIMVFEKPENCMDLDNYLKTTDKPLSETHVKVIMKQLVDAAITMDNKGVFHRDIKPHNILIETSSEEPRVRYIDFGCGVTFTPGQRFRRNAGTRIYNSPEWFMYGFCSAEYTTAWQLGVVMYQLLHNKLPFDCDYKIINQNPPILADISNKCRDFLTGCLRKHYKDRFTLEDLRNHMWLK; this comes from the exons ATGAATCACACAATGTCAAAGTCTTGGCCAACTTATACTGCACCACGTCCTGTGGATCTGAATAACCCTCTAG GACACCAAACAGAGCCTTGCATCTCCACACTGGTGAAGATGACTCCAGATGGAAGAATAGAGGGAAGAAAGAGAAGGGACTTACCTGAAAGACTGGACAAATcccccaaaaaaagcaaaagcagtgGAGGTCCAAAACCGGGTCCCAGCCACTTTGTTTCTGGGGAATCCAGTTTGAAAT TTGGCCTTCTCATAGTGCCTTCAAGCGACTCTAGTATAATTAAGAGGAGCAACAAACGGAAGAGCACTAGTGACGAATCTGAGGGACCATCCAGCAAAAAAAGCAGGACAACGAGCCCAGAGGAGAGTCCCACCCAGGAACCCTCTGAAACATGTGACTCACCGAGGATATCCGGCACTGACAGAAAAG AAGACTTCCTGGAAAAATATCAAGAGCTGGAGGTGCTGGGTCATGGAGGCTTTGCCACCGTGTTTTCTGGAATACGCATAAAAGACAGTTTTCCA GTGGCAATCAAACATGTTCAACAGCGCAGACTTGCGCGCACAACAATG GATTGGAATGGGAAAAGTACTGATGTTCCCCTGGAGGTGGCGCTACTGATACAAGTTGGGGCTGGACCACACGATACGGAAAGCAGTATAACCCCACTTCTACTTGACTGGTTTGATCTGGAAGATGAACTTATTATGGTTTTTGAGAAACCAGAAAATTGCATGGACTTAGACAATTACCTCAAAACTACAGATAAACCTCTGTCAGAGACACATGTTAAG GTCATAATGAAGCAACTAGTTGACGCAGCCATTACGATGGATAACAAGGGGGTTTTCCACCGAGATATTAAACCACACAACATTCTAATTGAAACATCTTCGGAGGAACCCCGAGTGCGATACATCGATTTTGGCTGTGGAGTCACGTTTACTCCGGGACAAAGGTTCAGGAGGAACGCAG GAACCAGGATCTACAATAGTCCAGAGTGGTTCATGTACGGCTTCTGCTCTGCAGAATATACTACAGCCTGGCAGCTGGGTGTTGTGATGTACCAGCTGTTACACAACAAGTTACCATTTGACTGCGACTACAAGATCATCAACCAAAACCCACCGATTTTAgctgacatttcaaaca AATGCAGGGATTTTTTGACGGGGTGTCTGAGGAAGCACTACAAGGACCGCTTCACCCTGGAGGATCTTCGGAATCACATGTGGCTCAAATGA